Proteins encoded in a region of the Streptomyces sp. NBC_00258 genome:
- a CDS encoding aldo/keto reductase, producing the protein MRYRTIGTAPGTRREVSVLSLGAMLFGTVTDEATSFAILDRFVEAGGTFVDTSDNYAFWINGTQGGESEALIGRWRRSRGIGDEIVIATKLGARPLAPGTSYTDNPEGLSAKAIREAVEGSRERLGVPKLDLLYAHIEDTAVPLRETVEGFAELVAEGMVGLLGASNHWTWRLERARSLAAAAGLPGYEVLQYQHSYLRKRADLPGQLSPDGDQGVTGGDLLSYLRAEPSLTLVAYTPLLSGRYVRDDKPLGPEFDHAGTPARLAALRSVAEETGATVNQVVLSWLIDGEVPAIPLVGCSSVAQLNENLAAVDLELTAEQRARLDSAR; encoded by the coding sequence ATGCGCTACCGCACGATCGGAACGGCCCCCGGGACCCGCCGTGAGGTGAGCGTCCTCAGCCTCGGCGCGATGCTGTTCGGGACGGTCACGGACGAGGCGACCTCGTTCGCGATCCTCGACCGGTTCGTCGAGGCGGGCGGCACGTTCGTCGACACGTCCGACAACTACGCGTTCTGGATCAACGGCACGCAGGGCGGCGAGAGCGAGGCCCTGATCGGCCGCTGGCGGCGCAGCCGTGGCATCGGCGACGAGATCGTCATCGCCACGAAGCTGGGCGCACGGCCGCTCGCCCCGGGCACGAGCTACACCGACAACCCGGAGGGGCTGTCCGCCAAGGCGATCCGGGAGGCGGTGGAGGGCAGCCGCGAGCGGCTCGGCGTTCCGAAGCTCGACCTGCTGTACGCCCACATCGAGGACACGGCCGTGCCCCTGCGGGAGACCGTCGAGGGCTTCGCCGAACTCGTCGCCGAGGGCATGGTCGGGCTGCTCGGCGCGAGCAACCACTGGACCTGGCGTCTGGAGCGGGCCCGGAGCCTCGCGGCGGCGGCCGGCCTGCCGGGTTACGAGGTCCTCCAGTACCAGCACAGCTATCTGCGCAAGCGCGCCGACCTGCCCGGCCAGCTCTCGCCGGACGGCGACCAGGGCGTGACCGGCGGCGACCTGCTCAGCTATCTGCGCGCCGAGCCGTCCCTCACGCTCGTCGCCTACACCCCGCTCCTGTCCGGCCGTTACGTCCGCGACGACAAGCCGCTCGGTCCCGAGTTCGACCACGCGGGCACCCCGGCCCGGCTGGCCGCGCTCCGCTCGGTCGCCGAGGAGACCGGCGCGACGGTCAACCAGGTGGTCCTGTCGTGGCTGATCGACGGCGAGGTCCCGGCGATCCCGCTCGTCGGCTGCTCCTCGGTGGCCCAGCTGAACGAGAACCTGGCGGCGGTGGACCTGGAACTGACGGCGGAACAGCGGGCCCGGCTGGACTCGGCCCGCTGA
- a CDS encoding cell division protein PerM produces MTQTTDRSPDRSPSPPILPTKPALLARWRGRSPGLAAGLVGGALAAGLGLAAFTVLVTVLWISSPYPDSGPDGALHIAAGLWLLAHGCELVRTDTLSGVPAPVGVTPLLLVVLPAWLLHRAGRDAADGDEESAPPAVRTAWAGVVAGYLTVGTAAALYASGGALRPSWASVAVWPPLLAMTAAGVGAWTAYGRPRGPLPPPVRRALRALPFASFVSSAPGFRLPAALRAASAGAAVLVGGGAVLVGASLVWHGGLARGSFLHLTESWSGRFAVLLLALVLVPNAAVWGAAYALGPGFVLGAGHAADPLMSSPGPLLPPFPLLTAVPDAGPGTPVNWAAGAVPLAAGVVVAWFTVRAGVPGRKDAGEAEADGRGKKGRPGRVPVAAHRGEAWSPGRTAGNAALAALLCGLALAVLAALSGGPLGTHALADFGPVWWQTGPAAAGWTAVVGVPVALVLRTWRLRQPRVRVPRAPRVRAAHGSGRWGWASWMWRPWTRRRGVQEPLVQEHGVQENGVQEHVSQTHAGLKPSAHEPGGGVTPVHRPVGGEPSDDEPQAHLPDFERSEAVHPADGPSEQAQQRESGFSEQARQTDSGPSEWARRTDFGLSERAPRPESGPSERVRRAEFESSEQAPRPAAGPPEQPLHPERLAPEPRAPERLAHQPLAPEAPASPLHPRMSPEPPTEPPPPPRTQVSQGSQGSQGSQGAQRTPRTSWFSRVRPRRRPEAPPVAPVTPVERRRGTPDPDFEPYDFLPPSDSFGSLWHDDVSREARWAALRQASGPADPPDREDRGDRGDRRD; encoded by the coding sequence GTGACCCAGACGACCGACCGCAGTCCGGACCGCAGCCCCTCCCCGCCGATCCTGCCGACCAAGCCGGCCCTGCTGGCCCGATGGCGCGGGAGGTCGCCGGGACTGGCCGCGGGCCTGGTCGGCGGCGCGCTCGCGGCGGGGCTCGGACTGGCGGCGTTCACCGTACTCGTGACGGTCCTCTGGATCAGTTCGCCCTATCCGGACAGCGGTCCTGACGGGGCGTTGCACATCGCCGCCGGGCTGTGGCTGCTCGCGCACGGCTGCGAACTCGTCCGCACGGACACGCTGTCCGGCGTACCCGCGCCCGTCGGCGTGACCCCGCTGCTCCTGGTCGTGCTGCCCGCGTGGCTGCTGCACCGCGCGGGGCGCGACGCGGCGGACGGCGACGAGGAGTCGGCACCGCCCGCCGTCCGTACGGCCTGGGCCGGTGTCGTCGCGGGCTATCTGACGGTCGGCACGGCCGCGGCCCTGTACGCCTCGGGCGGTGCGCTGCGGCCGTCCTGGGCATCGGTCGCCGTATGGCCGCCGCTGCTCGCGATGACCGCGGCGGGGGTGGGCGCGTGGACGGCGTACGGGCGCCCCCGGGGGCCTCTGCCGCCGCCCGTGCGCCGGGCCCTGCGCGCCCTCCCCTTCGCCTCCTTCGTCTCCTCCGCCCCCGGGTTCCGGCTTCCGGCCGCCCTGCGCGCGGCGAGTGCGGGGGCGGCGGTGCTCGTGGGGGGCGGGGCGGTGCTGGTCGGCGCCTCACTCGTGTGGCACGGAGGCCTGGCCCGCGGGTCGTTCCTGCATCTCACGGAGAGCTGGTCGGGACGGTTCGCGGTGCTGCTGCTGGCACTGGTCCTCGTGCCCAACGCGGCGGTGTGGGGGGCCGCGTACGCCCTCGGACCCGGCTTCGTGCTCGGCGCGGGGCACGCGGCCGATCCGCTGATGTCGTCGCCCGGTCCGCTGCTCCCGCCCTTTCCCCTGCTGACCGCGGTTCCGGACGCGGGCCCTGGCACCCCGGTGAACTGGGCGGCGGGCGCCGTGCCGTTGGCGGCGGGCGTGGTGGTGGCCTGGTTCACGGTGAGGGCGGGGGTGCCGGGGCGGAAGGACGCGGGGGAGGCAGAGGCAGACGGAAGGGGGAAGAAGGGGAGGCCGGGTCGGGTTCCAGTGGCGGCCCACCGCGGTGAGGCCTGGTCGCCCGGCCGGACCGCCGGGAACGCGGCCCTCGCGGCACTCCTCTGCGGACTGGCCCTCGCGGTGCTCGCCGCCCTGTCGGGCGGCCCCCTCGGCACGCACGCGCTCGCCGACTTCGGCCCCGTCTGGTGGCAGACGGGGCCCGCGGCGGCCGGGTGGACCGCGGTGGTGGGCGTCCCGGTGGCCCTGGTCCTGCGCACCTGGCGGCTGCGACAGCCGCGGGTACGGGTGCCGCGGGCGCCCCGTGTACGGGCCGCGCATGGAAGTGGGCGCTGGGGGTGGGCTTCCTGGATGTGGAGGCCTTGGACGCGGAGGAGGGGAGTCCAGGAACCGCTGGTTCAGGAACACGGGGTTCAGGAGAACGGGGTTCAGGAACATGTGAGTCAGACACATGCGGGCCTGAAGCCTTCGGCCCATGAGCCTGGGGGCGGGGTGACTCCGGTGCATCGGCCTGTGGGCGGGGAGCCATCGGACGATGAGCCGCAGGCACACCTTCCGGACTTCGAGCGGTCAGAAGCCGTGCACCCGGCCGACGGGCCCTCCGAGCAGGCCCAGCAGCGGGAGTCCGGGTTCTCCGAGCAGGCCCGCCAGACCGACTCCGGGCCCTCAGAGTGGGCTCGCCGGACGGATTTCGGGCTCTCCGAGCGGGCTCCTCGACCTGAGTCCGGGCCCTCCGAGCGGGTTCGTCGGGCCGAGTTCGAGTCTTCCGAGCAGGCCCCTCGCCCCGCGGCCGGGCCCCCCGAGCAGCCCCTCCACCCCGAGCGCCTCGCCCCCGAGCCCCGGGCCCCCGAACGCCTCGCCCACCAGCCTCTCGCCCCCGAGGCGCCCGCATCCCCCCTCCACCCCCGGATGTCCCCCGAACCCCCCACCGAACCCCCGCCGCCCCCGCGCACCCAGGTGTCCCAGGGGTCCCAGGGGTCCCAGGGGTCCCAGGGCGCTCAGCGCACCCCGAGAACCAGCTGGTTCTCGCGCGTACGGCCTCGGCGCCGCCCGGAGGCGCCGCCCGTCGCGCCCGTCACCCCCGTCGAGCGTCGCCGCGGCACCCCGGACCCCGACTTCGAGCCGTACGACTTCCTGCCCCCCTCCGACTCCTTCGGTTCGCTCTGGCACGACGACGTCTCGCGGGAGGCCCGCTGGGCCGCTCTCAGGCAGGCGTCCGGCCCGGCCGATCCCCCGGACCGGGAGGACCGAGGGGACCGAGGCGACCGAAGGGACTGA
- the purN gene encoding phosphoribosylglycinamide formyltransferase encodes MAKAKRLVVLVSGSGTNLQALLDAIASEGTAAYGAEIVAVGADRDNIAGLERAERAGLPTFVCRVKDHATREEWDRALAEATGAYEPDLVVSAGFMKIVGKEFLARFGGRIVNTHPALLPSFPGAHGVRDALAYGARVTGCTVHFVDDGVDTGPIIAQGVVEVRNEDDESALHERIKEVERSLLVDVVGRLARNGYRIEGRKVVIP; translated from the coding sequence GTGGCCAAGGCCAAGCGCCTCGTCGTGCTGGTCTCCGGATCAGGTACGAATCTGCAGGCCCTCCTCGACGCGATCGCGTCGGAGGGGACGGCCGCCTACGGAGCCGAGATCGTCGCGGTCGGCGCGGACCGCGACAACATCGCCGGCCTGGAGCGCGCCGAGCGCGCCGGGCTTCCCACCTTCGTGTGCCGGGTGAAGGACCACGCCACGCGTGAGGAGTGGGACAGGGCACTGGCCGAGGCCACCGGCGCGTACGAGCCGGATCTCGTCGTCTCGGCCGGGTTCATGAAGATCGTGGGCAAGGAGTTCCTGGCCCGCTTCGGCGGCCGGATCGTGAACACCCACCCCGCGCTGCTGCCGAGTTTCCCGGGGGCGCACGGCGTTCGCGACGCCCTCGCGTACGGCGCGAGGGTCACCGGGTGCACCGTCCACTTCGTCGACGACGGCGTCGACACCGGCCCGATCATCGCTCAGGGCGTGGTCGAGGTCCGGAACGAGGACGACGAGAGCGCTCTGCACGAGCGCATCAAGGAAGTCGAGCGAAGCCTGCTCGTTGATGTCGTGGGGCGGCTCGCCCGCAACGG
- a CDS encoding RNA polymerase subunit sigma-70 has protein sequence MEDPDGTEVEADFEPAPPALALTPGQAFDALYAYAAPALVRQTYLLTGRRELARESVERAFQLAWQRWPEVAVDRDPAGWVRAAAYEYAMSPWHRLRLRHRTPEPPPAALDDRRLLSVLLSLPPAYRRTVLLYDGLGLGLPETAAETEASTPAAAGRLLHAREVVAARVPELADPEELRLRLTELGSKESLRTAAKPVVVRSGSERRARRWTRAAIAFTVLLIGSTAFTLRTAPDHYEAPQAPAATISGVPPRSGSGPLSEEEQEIRAKLRSTFQNGPERLRPELR, from the coding sequence GTGGAGGACCCGGACGGGACCGAGGTGGAGGCCGACTTCGAACCCGCGCCCCCCGCCCTCGCCCTGACGCCAGGTCAGGCCTTCGACGCCCTCTACGCATACGCGGCCCCCGCCCTCGTACGGCAGACCTATCTGCTGACCGGGCGGCGCGAGCTGGCGCGCGAGTCCGTGGAGCGGGCCTTCCAACTGGCGTGGCAGCGCTGGCCGGAGGTGGCGGTTGACCGGGATCCCGCGGGCTGGGTGCGGGCGGCGGCGTACGAGTACGCGATGTCCCCCTGGCACAGGCTGCGTCTTCGGCACCGGACTCCGGAGCCGCCGCCCGCCGCCCTGGACGACCGCCGGCTGCTCTCCGTACTGCTCAGCCTCCCGCCCGCGTACCGCCGCACCGTGCTCCTCTACGACGGCCTCGGCCTCGGGCTGCCGGAGACCGCGGCCGAGACGGAGGCGAGCACGCCCGCGGCGGCGGGCCGGCTGCTGCACGCGCGTGAGGTCGTCGCCGCGCGCGTGCCCGAGCTGGCGGATCCCGAGGAGCTGCGGCTCAGGCTGACGGAGCTCGGGAGCAAGGAGTCGCTGCGGACCGCCGCGAAGCCCGTCGTGGTGCGGTCGGGAAGTGAACGCCGCGCCCGTCGCTGGACCCGTGCCGCCATCGCCTTCACGGTCCTGCTCATCGGTTCCACCGCGTTCACGCTCCGCACGGCTCCCGACCACTACGAGGCCCCGCAGGCGCCCGCCGCGACGATCAGCGGGGTTCCGCCGCGGTCGGGCTCCGGTCCGCTGTCCGAGGAGGAGCAGGAGATCCGCGCCAAGCTCCGCTCGACGTTCCAGAACGGTCCGGAGAGGCTCCGGCCGGAACTCCGCTGA